From Paenibacillus sp. V4I7, one genomic window encodes:
- a CDS encoding asparaginase domain-containing protein → MNRKLILSYVVKKLFTLPLIVSLLGTMLAFGGVATTAFAEEVAPKSSSFPIPALSDTFKQSSLSNVIVIGTGGTLAGKAEDSTSFQNYKAGTYLIEDLVKQLPDKQKIADVTTYQFGNKGSGGYTIADLYDLSLAVDQALEVYDSAVVTTGTDTMEEIAYFLDLTVRSPKPVVVTGAMRPWDVIGTDGPANLYNAIKLAGSGKTKWYGTVIMLNDVIQAAREVTKSNAHRMDTFATPMLGSLGYIDENNIRMYRLNGRAMKAGKADWATPFDLKTITKEKLPIVEIVSSYQEASSGAINGFVADGAKGIVTSGTGAGGISAKMSAARAEAIKKGVVFVTTTRTGSGTMYPGTTDGIFAGDSLNAQHARLMLLLSLAFSSDYDTIKGLFATYGTQSIGVDPSDIAKHWAEITIVKAIKDSIVSGYPDTSFKPNKNVTRAEFAVMLMNGLKPVGEGAKLAFTDEHEIGTWAKNAVAQAVKVGFIQGYDDGTFRPNEPITRTEMASMIAGAMNLKADPSEATGFTDDQDIPSWGKGAVTALKQAGVVSGNENNQYAPSGSTTRAEAVTVIINMLNKKY, encoded by the coding sequence ATGAACCGAAAACTTATACTTTCTTATGTGGTCAAAAAGCTGTTCACTCTTCCCCTTATCGTGTCTTTGTTAGGCACCATGTTGGCATTCGGTGGAGTGGCAACAACCGCCTTCGCGGAAGAAGTTGCTCCCAAGTCTTCCAGCTTTCCGATACCTGCCCTCTCCGATACGTTTAAGCAATCATCGCTTTCAAACGTGATTGTTATCGGGACCGGCGGTACCTTAGCCGGCAAAGCCGAGGATAGCACGAGCTTTCAAAACTATAAAGCGGGCACGTATTTAATTGAAGACCTCGTCAAACAATTGCCTGACAAGCAAAAAATTGCCGATGTAACGACCTACCAATTCGGTAACAAAGGCTCGGGCGGCTACACCATCGCTGATCTATACGATCTTTCTCTAGCTGTCGATCAAGCGCTTGAGGTTTACGATAGCGCCGTAGTTACGACAGGTACGGACACTATGGAGGAAATCGCCTATTTCCTCGATCTAACCGTGAGAAGTCCTAAACCGGTTGTTGTAACTGGCGCTATGCGCCCTTGGGACGTTATAGGAACCGACGGTCCAGCTAACCTGTACAATGCCATCAAGCTGGCCGGAAGCGGCAAGACGAAGTGGTATGGCACAGTGATCATGCTGAACGATGTCATCCAAGCGGCCAGAGAAGTTACCAAATCGAACGCACACCGGATGGATACATTTGCAACTCCGATGCTGGGCTCACTTGGATATATCGACGAGAACAATATTCGTATGTATCGCTTGAATGGACGCGCCATGAAAGCTGGTAAGGCCGATTGGGCAACCCCATTCGACTTAAAGACAATCACCAAGGAAAAGCTGCCGATCGTTGAGATCGTCTCTAGCTACCAAGAAGCAAGCAGCGGAGCCATTAACGGCTTTGTTGCAGACGGTGCAAAAGGGATAGTTACTTCAGGTACAGGCGCAGGCGGTATTTCTGCCAAAATGAGTGCAGCCCGTGCAGAAGCTATTAAAAAAGGAGTCGTCTTCGTTACAACGACGAGAACTGGCTCAGGCACGATGTATCCAGGAACGACGGATGGCATCTTTGCCGGTGATAGCCTGAATGCCCAGCATGCCCGCCTTATGCTTCTTCTTTCACTAGCGTTCTCGAGTGATTACGACACGATCAAAGGCTTGTTTGCGACGTACGGTACACAGAGTATTGGCGTGGATCCGTCCGATATCGCGAAGCATTGGGCAGAGATAACCATCGTGAAAGCGATCAAAGACAGCATCGTATCAGGCTACCCTGATACTTCGTTTAAACCGAACAAGAATGTTACTCGCGCGGAATTTGCAGTTATGCTGATGAATGGTTTGAAACCAGTTGGCGAAGGAGCGAAGCTCGCTTTTACCGATGAGCATGAGATTGGCACTTGGGCTAAGAATGCCGTTGCGCAAGCTGTCAAAGTGGGCTTCATCCAAGGCTACGACGATGGTACATTCCGACCGAATGAACCGATTACCCGCACGGAAATGGCGTCCATGATTGCAGGTGCGATGAATCTGAAAGCTGATCCTTCTGAAGCTACAGGATTTACCGATGATCAGGATATCCCATCATGGGGTAAAGGGGCCGTCACTGCACTTAAGCAAGCAGGTGTCGTTAGCGGCAACGAAAACAATCAGTATGCTCCGAGCGGCTCTACGACAAGAGCTGAAGCTGTAACGGTCATTATTAACATGCTGAACAAGAAATATTAG
- a CDS encoding TetR family transcriptional regulator: MSNDLPLTKEAILDAAEQVLRRYGPDKTSVVDVARALQVSHGTLYRHFASKASLREAVTERWLHNIILDPLETIAVQSGGSAKERLRSWLEILVHTKRTYAINDSEMFAMYAAVTLDAVEMITTHVNQLIDQIARIIEEGIKSKEFKLVESNATARAIFIATSRFHHPAHAHEWSSDTIDQEFASVWVLLLSGIS, translated from the coding sequence ATGTCCAATGATCTTCCACTAACGAAGGAAGCCATACTAGACGCGGCTGAACAGGTGCTTAGGCGTTATGGACCTGACAAAACTTCCGTTGTCGATGTGGCTCGGGCGCTTCAAGTTAGCCATGGGACTCTTTATCGACACTTTGCAAGTAAAGCCTCATTAAGAGAGGCGGTAACCGAGCGATGGCTGCACAATATTATTTTAGATCCTTTAGAAACTATTGCCGTTCAGTCTGGAGGTAGTGCTAAAGAGCGTTTGCGCTCGTGGCTTGAAATCTTGGTCCATACGAAGAGGACCTATGCAATCAATGATTCCGAAATGTTTGCCATGTACGCGGCTGTTACATTAGATGCCGTTGAAATGATAACTACGCATGTCAATCAATTAATCGATCAGATTGCCCGGATTATTGAAGAAGGAATAAAGTCTAAAGAATTCAAACTCGTTGAATCAAACGCTACTGCGAGGGCTATTTTTATTGCTACTTCGCGTTTCCATCATCCTGCACATGCGCATGAGTGGTCCTCAGATACGATTGATCAAGAATTTGCATCGGTTTGGGTTTTGCTACTTTCTGGAATCTCTTAG
- a CDS encoding DUF2935 domain-containing protein: MMEQTLFEHRFWLQILGDHARFIYNALAPEEIKDIAIAHSYINQYDQLLGQARMKEVANLAQLNKQAYDLTANLREYKLNLLDRLLLGQIKLGLTPTFLNHMLNELEEYFKILIVLLEGKPVPKYAPLHHDLLWLSDAAGHASAIAMDLDAVEKRLIKKSEQFEKNFNEFYLKAIELAGYLRTLRASYPSINKFHSDINMEMSIFMAFLKEVEELGLSAELLSRINPLVPDHMYREECYYLLKLSQSGVVPPQNCDPTKPRVM, encoded by the coding sequence ATGATGGAACAAACATTGTTTGAGCATCGATTTTGGCTGCAAATTTTAGGGGATCACGCGAGGTTTATATATAATGCCCTTGCTCCTGAGGAGATCAAAGATATTGCTATCGCCCATTCCTACATAAACCAATATGATCAGCTCCTTGGTCAAGCGCGAATGAAGGAAGTTGCCAATTTGGCTCAATTAAACAAACAAGCTTACGATTTAACGGCAAATTTACGCGAGTATAAATTGAATCTTTTAGATCGTCTTTTACTCGGGCAAATAAAGCTTGGATTAACACCGACCTTTCTCAATCATATGTTGAATGAGCTTGAAGAGTACTTCAAAATACTTATTGTGCTCCTGGAGGGTAAGCCGGTCCCGAAGTATGCTCCTTTGCATCATGATTTGCTTTGGCTAAGTGATGCTGCTGGTCATGCGTCAGCTATTGCAATGGACTTGGATGCGGTAGAGAAGAGATTAATCAAGAAAAGCGAGCAATTTGAGAAGAATTTCAATGAGTTTTATTTAAAAGCGATTGAACTTGCAGGTTATTTACGTACGTTGCGAGCTAGTTACCCTTCAATTAACAAATTCCATTCTGATATTAATATGGAAATGTCTATATTCATGGCTTTCTTGAAAGAAGTCGAGGAGCTTGGGCTAAGTGCAGAGCTGTTATCGCGTATTAACCCTCTCGTGCCTGATCATATGTATCGCGAAGAGTGCTACTATTTATTGAAGTTGTCTCAAAGCGGCGTTGTTCCCCCGCAGAATTGCGATCCCACAAAACCTAGGGTCATGTAG
- a CDS encoding iron-hydroxamate ABC transporter substrate-binding protein has protein sequence MNKRLIPFLLFISLALSACSSQTTQTEKNAAKAEDKPTTITYQSENGPVEVPANPQRVVVLSTFAGNVMALKVNLVGVDSWSKMNPRFETTLKAAQEVSDESLEKLIELKPDLIIGLSSVKNVDKLKQIAPTVTYTYGKVDYLTQHLEIGKLLNKEKEAQAWITDFKNRAQNAGEDIKTKIGADKTISVVENFDKQLYVFGNNWGRGTEILYQEMKLEMPKKVKEMALKAGYYALSLEVLPEYAGDYVIFSKNTDTDNSFQQTDTYKNIPAVKNKQVFEVNAKEFYFNDPQTLEYQLDFFVKNLGSK, from the coding sequence ATGAACAAACGACTCATTCCATTCCTGCTCTTCATCTCATTAGCTCTTAGTGCTTGCAGCAGCCAAACAACCCAAACAGAGAAGAACGCAGCGAAAGCTGAAGACAAACCAACAACCATTACGTACCAATCTGAAAATGGACCTGTCGAAGTTCCAGCCAATCCGCAACGCGTCGTTGTACTTTCTACTTTTGCAGGAAATGTAATGGCTCTAAAAGTTAATCTTGTTGGTGTCGATTCATGGTCTAAAATGAACCCGCGCTTCGAAACAACACTAAAAGCTGCACAAGAAGTATCTGATGAAAGCCTAGAAAAATTGATTGAATTGAAACCGGATTTAATCATTGGTCTATCCAGTGTTAAAAACGTGGATAAATTGAAGCAAATTGCCCCTACAGTCACGTATACATACGGAAAGGTAGATTATTTAACCCAGCACTTAGAAATCGGAAAACTTTTAAATAAAGAAAAAGAAGCGCAAGCTTGGATTACTGACTTTAAAAACCGGGCGCAGAATGCCGGAGAAGACATTAAAACAAAGATTGGTGCGGACAAAACGATTTCTGTTGTTGAAAATTTCGATAAACAGCTTTACGTCTTCGGGAATAACTGGGGTCGTGGCACCGAAATTCTTTACCAAGAAATGAAGCTAGAAATGCCTAAAAAAGTCAAAGAAATGGCTTTAAAAGCCGGTTATTACGCCTTGTCTTTGGAAGTACTTCCGGAATATGCAGGCGACTACGTTATCTTCAGCAAGAACACTGATACAGATAATTCGTTTCAACAAACCGATACCTACAAAAACATTCCAGCGGTTAAAAACAAACAAGTTTTTGAAGTCAATGCGAAAGAGTTCTACTTCAATGATCCACAGACATTAGAATACCAACTCGATTTCTTCGTTAAAAACTTAGGTAGTAAATGA
- a CDS encoding asparaginase → MTLERSKKVFKRVLFSLLTITMLGSGSSLAFAADAPVQPASIPIPALSDSFKQSSLSNVIVIGTGGTLAGKAEDSTSFQNYRAGTYLIEDMVKQLPGKQKIADVTTYQFGNKGSGGYTIADLYDLSLTVDQALQVYDSAVVTTGTDTMEEIAYFLDLTVRSEKPVVVTGAMRPWDVIGTDAPANLYNAIKLAGSGKTKWFGTVLMLNDVVHAAREVTKSNAHRMDTFETPMLGALGYIDDSIRIYRAPARAVKAGTTDWATPFDLKTITKDKLPAVEIVYSYQEAGGGAIKGLVADGAKGIVTAGTGAGGISAKMSAARTEAIKQGVLFVTTTRTGSGTMYPGTTDGIIAGDNLNAQHARLMLLLSLAFSNDQAKIKGWFANYGTQDVKIDAQLPTTP, encoded by the coding sequence ATGACATTAGAACGAAGCAAAAAAGTTTTCAAGCGTGTCCTTTTCTCTTTACTTACTATTACCATGTTGGGGAGCGGATCTTCACTAGCTTTCGCAGCGGATGCTCCAGTTCAACCAGCTAGCATTCCGATTCCTGCGCTTTCTGACTCATTTAAGCAATCATCACTCTCTAACGTGATCGTCATCGGAACTGGCGGCACCCTTGCCGGTAAAGCTGAAGATAGCACAAGCTTCCAGAACTATAGAGCAGGTACATATTTAATTGAAGACATGGTGAAACAATTGCCGGGTAAACAAAAAATCGCTGATGTGACAACCTACCAATTCGGTAACAAAGGATCAGGCGGCTACACCATCGCTGATCTTTACGATCTTTCGCTTACTGTGGATCAAGCGCTTCAGGTGTATGATAGTGCCGTAGTTACAACTGGAACCGATACCATGGAAGAGATTGCCTACTTCCTTGATCTGACCGTTCGCAGTGAAAAGCCAGTCGTCGTAACCGGCGCTATGCGGCCATGGGACGTTATCGGTACTGATGCTCCAGCTAACCTGTACAATGCGATTAAGCTGGCTGGCAGCGGCAAGACGAAATGGTTTGGCACTGTGCTTATGTTGAACGATGTCGTTCATGCAGCTAGAGAAGTGACGAAGTCCAACGCGCACCGTATGGACACTTTTGAGACACCTATGCTTGGTGCACTGGGGTACATTGACGATAGTATCCGCATTTACCGCGCTCCTGCTCGAGCAGTGAAAGCTGGTACAACGGATTGGGCTACACCTTTCGATTTGAAGACGATCACGAAAGATAAATTGCCTGCCGTTGAAATCGTCTATAGCTATCAAGAAGCAGGCGGAGGGGCTATTAAAGGTCTGGTTGCTGATGGTGCGAAAGGGATTGTAACAGCTGGAACCGGCGCAGGCGGTATTTCTGCCAAAATGAGTGCAGCCCGTACCGAAGCAATTAAACAAGGCGTACTCTTCGTTACAACGACTAGAACAGGTTCAGGCACGATGTATCCTGGAACTACGGATGGCATTATTGCAGGTGACAACCTCAATGCGCAGCATGCTCGTCTCATGCTTCTACTTTCACTAGCATTCTCTAACGATCAAGCCAAGATCAAAGGCTGGTTCGCTAATTATGGTACGCAGGATGTCAAAATCGATGCGCAGCTACCTACCACTCCTTAA
- a CDS encoding NAD(P)/FAD-dependent oxidoreductase has translation MEEQELYDVTVIGGGPAGLYSAFYSGLREMKTKLIEYQTQLGGKIHIYPEKMIWDVGGHKPIPGAKLIENLVEQGLTFHPEVVLNEKVESITLNEEGIFVLQAASGQMHYSKTVIVAVGGGILNPQRLEIEGAERYEVSNLNYTVKSLQHFRNKTVIISGGGNSAIDWANELEPIAKNVYLTYRKEALTGHEAQVKQLSESSVVCFFHTSITKLVASSNHEVIERVELTNHETGEVSYLPIDEVIINHGYERDTTLLKNSEVNIAIADNYYIAGNAASESSIDGLYAAGDILHYDGKLHLIAGAFQDAANAVNKAKQYIQPDANKVAMVSSHNEVFKKRNRELVKRMMT, from the coding sequence ATGGAAGAACAGGAATTGTATGATGTGACTGTCATTGGAGGAGGGCCAGCAGGGCTTTACTCTGCTTTTTATAGTGGACTTAGAGAAATGAAGACCAAGCTTATTGAGTACCAAACCCAACTAGGTGGAAAAATACATATTTATCCGGAGAAAATGATCTGGGATGTTGGAGGACACAAGCCAATTCCAGGTGCAAAGCTCATTGAGAATCTTGTAGAACAAGGATTAACGTTTCATCCGGAAGTGGTGTTGAATGAAAAGGTAGAGTCGATCACACTTAATGAAGAAGGTATCTTTGTCTTACAAGCTGCTTCTGGTCAAATGCATTACTCGAAAACAGTTATCGTTGCTGTTGGAGGGGGAATATTGAATCCGCAGAGGCTGGAGATCGAAGGCGCGGAGAGGTATGAAGTGTCTAATTTGAACTATACCGTGAAGTCTTTGCAGCATTTCAGAAACAAGACGGTGATCATTTCGGGTGGAGGCAATTCTGCAATAGATTGGGCAAATGAACTAGAGCCTATCGCCAAAAACGTTTACTTAACCTATCGAAAAGAGGCTTTAACAGGTCATGAAGCGCAAGTAAAGCAGCTCTCGGAGAGCTCCGTTGTTTGTTTCTTCCATACGTCCATAACCAAACTAGTTGCTAGCAGTAATCATGAAGTCATAGAACGTGTCGAACTTACCAACCATGAAACAGGTGAGGTATCGTATTTGCCCATTGATGAAGTGATTATTAATCATGGTTATGAACGTGATACGACACTACTTAAAAATAGTGAAGTGAATATTGCGATTGCAGATAACTATTACATTGCTGGTAATGCGGCTAGCGAATCTTCGATAGATGGACTTTATGCGGCTGGAGACATTTTACATTACGATGGAAAGCTGCATTTAATAGCCGGTGCATTCCAAGATGCTGCAAACGCAGTAAATAAAGCAAAGCAATATATCCAGCCGGATGCTAATAAGGTGGCCATGGTGTCTTCGCATAATGAAGTCTTTAAAAAGCGCAATCGAGAATTAGTTAAACGCATGATGACCTAG
- a CDS encoding ABC transporter ATP-binding protein, which yields MVRLYTDQLNIGYGERLIVKNLSVEIPDKKITTIIGANGCGKSTLLKAATRIISHQSGSIVLDGEHIAKEHTKILARKMAILPQAPESASGLTVGELVSYGRFPYQTGFGRLSKKDYEVIDWALEVTGTIDFKFRPVDALSGGQRQRVWIAMALAQETEIIFLDEPTTYLDLAHQLEVLELLQKLNREQERTIVMVLHDLNQAARFADYIIALKDGEIVKAGTCEEVMNREVLKKVFHIDAEIGRDPRTNKPMCVTYNLLKGDNQNEQTTHSIPALHLISS from the coding sequence ATGGTTCGCCTGTATACAGATCAGCTAAACATTGGTTATGGTGAACGTTTAATTGTAAAAAATCTCAGTGTAGAGATTCCAGACAAGAAAATCACCACCATTATCGGAGCGAATGGCTGTGGAAAGTCTACCCTTTTGAAAGCAGCCACGCGGATTATTTCCCATCAATCTGGTTCAATCGTTCTAGATGGCGAACATATTGCAAAGGAACATACAAAGATACTCGCTAGAAAAATGGCCATCCTTCCACAAGCACCCGAGAGTGCAAGTGGTTTAACCGTCGGTGAGTTAGTATCCTATGGTCGCTTTCCTTATCAAACGGGCTTTGGACGCTTATCAAAAAAGGACTATGAAGTGATAGACTGGGCGCTTGAAGTTACAGGTACCATTGACTTTAAGTTCCGTCCTGTAGATGCACTATCCGGAGGACAACGCCAACGCGTTTGGATTGCCATGGCGCTTGCGCAAGAAACGGAGATCATCTTCCTAGACGAACCCACCACCTATTTAGATTTGGCGCATCAATTAGAGGTTCTAGAGCTTCTGCAAAAACTAAATAGGGAACAGGAACGCACGATAGTCATGGTCCTCCATGATTTAAATCAAGCGGCTCGTTTTGCTGACTATATCATCGCTCTTAAAGATGGTGAAATCGTGAAAGCTGGCACTTGCGAAGAAGTGATGAACCGTGAAGTGCTCAAGAAAGTTTTTCACATTGATGCTGAAATCGGGCGAGATCCTCGAACAAATAAGCCTATGTGCGTTACCTACAATTTATTAAAGGGAGATAATCAAAATGAACAAACGACTCATTCCATTCCTGCTCTTCATCTCATTAGCTCTTAG
- a CDS encoding PLP-dependent aminotransferase family protein, with translation MHKYSLIFNDIERRIEDGQIRSGQKLPSIRELSITYSCNKSTVIRAYTELENRHLIYSIPQSGYYAVQKRTDGIHPTEQAVYDFSSGAPDPELFPYLDFKHCINKAIDTYKNELFVYGTPQGLPSLLKVLTKHLANYQVFTNPSNLHITSGVQQALSVLALMPFPNGKRGVLLEQPSYYLFIRLLELYQIPTFGIARTVSGIDLDELERLFRTEDIKFFYTMPRFHNPLGSSYSEQTKKAIAQLAKRYDVYIVEDDYLADLENDTKSDPIFAYASTHVVYLKSYSKILFPGLRVGAAVLPSDLTPTFNNYKKLSDIDSSILSQAALEIYIQSGMFERRKRKIRDSYSRRLMHLNKSLLSNSDTAFLSPSEVISGVYTHINVPAQLHIPTLLDRLRKKRVILQDLQPYYLPAFKPEHLLSLSVTQVSEERIEAGVRLIAVEIKRMLG, from the coding sequence ATGCATAAATATTCTCTTATTTTCAATGACATCGAACGGCGAATTGAGGATGGACAAATACGATCCGGACAAAAGCTGCCGTCAATAAGGGAGCTGTCCATCACCTATTCTTGCAATAAGAGCACGGTCATTCGCGCCTATACAGAGCTTGAGAATCGCCATCTCATTTACTCCATCCCTCAAAGCGGGTATTATGCGGTACAGAAGAGAACAGATGGCATCCATCCTACGGAACAAGCAGTCTATGATTTCTCTTCGGGAGCTCCAGACCCTGAGCTGTTTCCTTATCTCGATTTTAAACATTGTATAAATAAAGCGATTGATACTTATAAGAATGAACTGTTCGTGTACGGAACCCCACAAGGATTGCCTTCGTTATTAAAGGTGTTAACCAAGCATTTGGCCAACTATCAGGTGTTCACGAATCCAAGCAACCTACATATTACATCAGGTGTTCAGCAAGCCTTATCCGTCTTGGCTTTGATGCCTTTTCCGAATGGAAAACGAGGGGTATTGCTTGAACAACCGAGTTATTATTTGTTTATACGCCTTTTAGAACTTTATCAAATCCCTACTTTTGGCATCGCAAGAACAGTCAGCGGCATCGATCTAGATGAATTAGAGCGCTTATTCCGTACAGAAGATATTAAGTTCTTCTATACAATGCCCCGCTTCCATAATCCTCTCGGTAGCTCTTATTCGGAACAAACGAAGAAAGCAATTGCCCAACTAGCCAAACGCTATGACGTCTACATCGTCGAAGATGATTATCTGGCTGATTTGGAGAACGATACGAAATCTGACCCCATCTTCGCTTATGCTTCAACCCATGTTGTTTATTTAAAAAGTTACTCCAAGATCTTGTTTCCAGGATTACGAGTAGGCGCAGCCGTCCTCCCTTCGGACCTTACGCCCACATTCAACAATTACAAGAAATTATCGGACATCGACAGTTCCATTCTCTCGCAAGCAGCATTAGAAATTTATATTCAGAGTGGTATGTTTGAACGGCGCAAGCGAAAAATCAGAGATTCTTATTCGCGTAGATTAATGCATCTGAATAAATCCTTGCTATCAAACAGTGACACCGCATTCCTATCTCCATCTGAGGTGATCTCGGGTGTGTACACCCATATCAACGTCCCAGCTCAACTGCACATCCCAACCCTGTTGGATAGATTGCGTAAGAAGCGTGTTATTCTGCAGGACCTCCAACCTTATTACTTACCTGCGTTTAAGCCTGAGCATTTGTTAAGTCTTAGCGTAACGCAAGTATCCGAGGAGCGGATCGAAGCCGGCGTACGACTTATTGCGGTTGAGATCAAGCGGATGCTTGGGTGA
- a CDS encoding iron ABC transporter permease yields MITEHQRFVPFVYKLLAGLVVFVGMFIVSMAFGAADVTVKDVWLALTSHAAGDKISIIREIRLPREIAGIFVGAALAVSGAIMQGMTRNPLADPGLLGLTAGANAALAFTIAFIPSANYFGITIACFIGAAVGACIVFGIGAVKKGGFSPLRIVLAGAAVSAFLYAISEGIGIYFKISKDVSMWTAGGLIGTSWGQLQIIAPFITIGTLISLFLSRQLTILSLSEEVAVGLGQKTTQIKTMLFIIIILLAGASVALVGNMAFIGLMIPHIVRAIVGTDYRFIVPMSAIIGAVFMLFADTLGRTINSPYETPVAAIVAMMGLPFFLFIIRKGGKAF; encoded by the coding sequence ATGATTACGGAACATCAACGGTTCGTCCCATTCGTATATAAACTGCTTGCTGGACTAGTCGTCTTTGTGGGTATGTTTATTGTTTCCATGGCATTTGGGGCCGCAGATGTTACCGTCAAAGATGTCTGGCTGGCCCTTACTTCTCATGCTGCTGGGGATAAAATTTCAATCATCCGTGAAATCCGTCTACCGCGTGAAATTGCAGGGATATTTGTTGGTGCTGCGCTGGCCGTTTCCGGTGCCATCATGCAAGGAATGACCAGAAACCCGCTTGCTGATCCCGGTTTACTTGGCTTGACCGCTGGAGCAAACGCGGCACTGGCGTTTACGATTGCTTTTATCCCATCAGCCAATTACTTCGGGATTACGATTGCTTGTTTTATTGGAGCAGCCGTAGGTGCATGCATCGTCTTCGGTATTGGCGCAGTGAAAAAGGGCGGCTTCTCCCCTCTGCGAATTGTATTAGCCGGAGCTGCTGTATCTGCGTTCCTATACGCGATCTCGGAAGGTATCGGTATTTATTTTAAAATTTCAAAAGATGTATCCATGTGGACAGCAGGAGGGTTGATCGGCACTTCATGGGGCCAACTCCAAATCATTGCACCATTTATTACGATCGGTACACTGATTTCCTTGTTCCTCTCCAGGCAGCTTACCATTCTAAGTTTAAGTGAAGAAGTCGCTGTTGGATTAGGACAGAAGACGACACAAATCAAAACCATGCTTTTTATCATCATCATCTTACTCGCGGGTGCCTCTGTTGCGCTTGTTGGGAATATGGCGTTCATTGGTTTGATGATTCCTCATATTGTTCGCGCTATTGTTGGAACCGATTATCGTTTTATTGTGCCAATGTCGGCAATTATAGGAGCCGTATTTATGCTTTTTGCGGATACCCTTGGACGTACGATCAATTCTCCCTATGAAACACCAGTCGCGGCTATTGTGGCGATGATGGGTTTACCCTTCTTCTTGTTCATCATACGTAAAGGAGGAAAGGCGTTCTAA
- a CDS encoding DMT family transporter: MNNRKGIKLAYIFAILNAVIIGFSFLFAKIALDHANPLDTLTFRFTVSFAVFSIPVALGLVKLNYRGKPIIKALLLATTYPLGFFTLQAYGLLHTSSAEGGILYAFTPIVTMVFASLFLKETTNVLQKLSIFLSVSGVLFIFIMKGSTLDLSNMTGIILLVLTCVAFAGYSVLARSLSKQFSPAEISYFMLGIGFATFLVVSLSSHASAGTLEIFLSPLSNPSFIVAILFLGLFSSLVTALTGNYVLSKIEASKMSVFTNLSTIVSIAAGALFLGEKVTMYHLIGSVMILTGVIGTQYLGRYKVTLPKVKADRVRG; this comes from the coding sequence ATGAATAACCGAAAAGGAATCAAACTTGCTTATATATTTGCCATACTAAATGCGGTGATCATTGGATTTTCTTTCTTGTTTGCCAAAATAGCTCTTGATCATGCTAACCCGCTCGATACGCTTACCTTTCGTTTTACCGTTTCGTTCGCAGTCTTCTCCATCCCGGTTGCACTTGGCTTGGTTAAGCTGAATTACCGTGGAAAACCGATAATCAAAGCGCTGCTGCTGGCCACGACATATCCGCTAGGCTTCTTTACGCTTCAAGCGTATGGGCTGCTGCATACCTCTTCGGCTGAGGGAGGCATCCTGTACGCATTCACGCCGATCGTAACGATGGTGTTTGCTTCCTTGTTTCTGAAGGAAACCACAAACGTCTTGCAGAAACTATCGATTTTCCTCTCTGTATCCGGCGTTTTGTTTATTTTCATCATGAAGGGGAGCACGCTAGATTTGTCAAACATGACAGGGATCATTCTGTTGGTTCTTACTTGTGTGGCTTTTGCTGGATACAGTGTTCTGGCTCGTTCGCTTTCGAAGCAGTTTAGCCCAGCGGAGATCAGTTATTTTATGCTCGGAATAGGATTTGCTACCTTTCTTGTTGTTTCGCTTTCGAGTCATGCTAGTGCGGGGACACTTGAGATCTTTCTTTCACCGCTGTCTAACCCTTCATTTATTGTGGCGATACTCTTCCTAGGCTTGTTCTCCTCACTGGTGACGGCTTTGACAGGTAACTATGTCTTGTCCAAGATAGAAGCTTCCAAAATGAGCGTATTCACTAATTTATCAACCATCGTCTCCATAGCGGCTGGGGCCCTTTTTCTTGGGGAAAAAGTGACAATGTATCACTTGATCGGCTCTGTGATGATTCTAACAGGGGTGATCGGGACGCAATATTTGGGCCGATATAAAGTGACTTTGCCAAAGGTTAAAGCTGATCGTGTAAGAGGGTGA